The bacterium genome includes the window ATGAGGGCGGAGAACCGGCAACATTCGAACCGCTCCTTCTTGGCATAACCAAGGCATCCCTGTTCACCGAATCGTTCTTCTCTGCCGCATCGTTCCAGGAAACGACACGGGTGCTGACCGAAGCGGCGATTCAGGGGAAGATCGACGAATTGAAGGGGCTCAAGGAGAATGTCATCATAGGGCATCTTATTCCCGCGGGCACCGGTATCCGGCGGTACCGTAACATCCGCATGGTGGCGCCCGAGGATGAATTCGACCGGTTTGTCCAGACCGAACAGCCGGCCGAGGATATTTCCGAGGCAGTAACCGAGGACGATATCGTATCGACGGAAGACGATTGACAGATTCGGTATGAATGTTTCGGGCCGGTAATGATAAAGGTGCCGGGGATGGTTTTTTACCATCCCCGGTCTGTGACTTTCCGGTTTTTATGAATCACCTTCGACGGGATTTGCGGAACAGGGAGTGGTTGTTCCGTGGACGGATGTTCTGCCGGGAGAATCAGGTTGACAGACTGATAGCCCGGGGCGAAGAAAAAAGAAGCGATAGCAGGAACTGAAATTTAAAAATATTAATTGACATTTATTTTTGAAATTCATATATTATAAGTCTCGGTATGAGAAACTTGAGGAGGAGAAATTGCCGACTATTAACCAGTTGATACGCAAAGGCCGGAAGGAAGTAAAGACGAGAAGCTCCGCGCCTGCGCTCAGAGGTTGTCCCCAGAAACGTGGTGTCTGTACCCGCGTGTACACTGCCACGCCGAAAAAGCCCAATTCTGCGCTCCGTAAAATTGCCCGCGTCAGGTTATCCAACGGCGTTGAGGTAACTGCGTATATACCGGGCGAGGGACACAATCTACAGGAGCATTCGATGGTTCTGGTACGCGGCGGCAGGGTCAAGGACCTGCCTGCTGTCCGGTATCACATCGTTCGCGGAACGCTTGATACGGTCGGCGTTGACGGCAGACATAAGTCACGCTCAAAATACGGGACGAAACGTCCCAAATCCTGATATATGTTCGTCATGGCAGTATCTGTTACCTGTTGAAAAGCGGGGAACAGAGCCAGTGCACCGCATGAATATGTGAAAGGTTCAAAATCAATGCCGCGTAGAAAAAGAGTACAGAAAAGGGAGTTGGTTCCGGATCCGAAATATAAAAGCGCTCTTGTCGCCAAGTTCATAAACAACCTCATGGGCAACGGCAAGAAGTCGGTAGCGGAATCGATTTTTTACCGTGCCATGGATATTATCGAGGAGCGGACGGATCAGAACGGCCTTGAGGTTTTTGAGAAAGCAATCGAGAATGTCAAGCCGATTATCGAGGTAAAAAGCCGGAGAGTCGGCGGCGCGACGTATCAGGTGCCTGTAGAGATCAGGTCGGATCGGCGTCTTGCCCTGTCGATGCGCTGGGTTATCTCGTTTGCCAACGCCCGGACAGAAAAAACGATGGCGGAACGGCTTGCGATGGAATTTGACCAGGCTTCCAAAAACCAGGGTGCCTCTATCAAGAAACGTGATGACACCCATAAAATGGCCGATGCGAACAGGGCTTTTGCGCACTACCGCTGGTAATGGCATAAAGTTATACGATAGTTGAGGAATAAACGTACATTTATATAGATTGATTTCGAACTGTAACCGTTGATATGGTTATAAGCGAAGGGGAAAATGGCTCAGGTTGGCTATGAGATACCCTGAGTCATTTTTCTTTTGTAATTTTTCGTATTGTTATAACCAGAATTGACAAAGTGAAAATATGATAAGAAAATATCCTCTTGAACAAATGAGAAATATAGGCATCATGGCGCACATCGATGCCGGGAAAACAACGACGACCGAGCGTATCCTCTTTTATACCGGGAAAGTTCACCGTATGGGAGAGGTACACGACGGCGCGGCGACCATGGACTGGATGGAGCAGGAGAAAGAGCGCGGGATCACCATTACTTCCGCTGCGACCACCTGTTTCTGGCGTGAAACCATGATTAATATCATCGATACGCCCGGGCATGTGGATTTCACCGTTGAGGTGCAGCGTTCGCTCCGCGTGCTCGATGGCGCGGTTGGATTATTCTGCGCTGTTGGCGGAGTGGAGCCGCAGAGTGAAACAGTCTGGCGCCAGGCGGACGGTTATAAAGTACCGAGGCTTGCATTCGTCAACAAGATGGACCGTACCGGCGCC containing:
- the rpsL gene encoding 30S ribosomal protein S12: MPTINQLIRKGRKEVKTRSSAPALRGCPQKRGVCTRVYTATPKKPNSALRKIARVRLSNGVEVTAYIPGEGHNLQEHSMVLVRGGRVKDLPAVRYHIVRGTLDTVGVDGRHKSRSKYGTKRPKS
- the rpsG gene encoding 30S ribosomal protein S7, producing MPRRKRVQKRELVPDPKYKSALVAKFINNLMGNGKKSVAESIFYRAMDIIEERTDQNGLEVFEKAIENVKPIIEVKSRRVGGATYQVPVEIRSDRRLALSMRWVISFANARTEKTMAERLAMEFDQASKNQGASIKKRDDTHKMADANRAFAHYRW